In the Leptospira wolffii serovar Khorat str. Khorat-H2 genome, CAATATCCGACAAGGTAAAGGTTGTTTGTCTATGTAGATTCGTCAGTTCTACTTTGTCGAAATCCAGTAGCCCGACTCTTCCTACTCCCGAACAAGCTAGTTGTAGGCTCGCCGGAGCTCCTAAACCCCCGAGTCCTATCACTAAGACCGAGGACCCGGATAATCTTTCCAGGCCATCGGGGCCTATGGAAGGAACGAGTGTTTGTCGTGAAAAAAACTTGGTTCTATCCGGACTCATGACGGTTAAATTCCCCTGTAAAATGAAGATGGGCAAGTCCTTTTAAGACGACGGAAAAAAGAAAAGCCTTCCGCTTGCCGATTTTGGTTTCCAAGCAACCCTATAGAGGATAGGATAGTATATAGTGATCCAAGAGAAAAGAAAATTCGAAGTCTTGAGAGTCAGTGTGACTTCCAACTGTGCTTTGGGTTGCGTTTATTGCGCTCCTAAGGGTAGTGAAGATAGCTATCCTGGCGACGCTCATCCCGCTTTTCTTTCCACGGAATTATTCACTTCTAATATCGAAAGGCTCTCCAAAAAGATCGATATCAAGGAAGTGCATCTAACCGGAGGAGAACCTACCCATCATAAGGAACTTCCAGAACTCATTTCAAGAGCGAATCGGCTCGGGATTCCGGATATAGCAGTGACGTCCAACGGTATATTCTCCGACGGACTCATCGAAAAAATGAAATTAGCCGGACTAACTCGGATGAATTTTTCCGTAGACACTCTTTCTTCGGAAGGCTTCCGCAGAATGACGGGCAGAAACGTTTCTTTGGATAAATTACTCTCCAGGGTCGAAGAAGCGATCGCCGCAGATTTGAACGTAAAGATCAATTGTACAGTCTTAAGAGGTTATAACGAGGACCAGGTATTGCCTCTGCTTCTTTGGGCGGGAGAGAAGAATATACCCATCCGTTATCTGGAACTTATGAAGATGGGTCCTTTACAAAATCGTCATAAAGAATTATTCTATTCCGCCGAGGAGATACGTTCCCAAATCCGATCCCGTTTTGATTTTCTACCTTGGGAAACTTCTGCTGATTCGACGGCTAAGTATTTCAAAACGGAAATAGGCTCCATTTTCGGAGTCATTGCGAATCATACGGAGCCGTTCTGCGGGGGTTGCAATCGTCTGCGAATGGATGTGAGAGGTAGAATCTACGGTTGCCTAAGCGATACTCGATCTTATCCCGTTTCCGAAGTCGAATCCGAATTGGAGGATGCCTTGGATTCCGCCATGAAAACCAAGAAGGACGAGTTTACGGGCAGTCTCATTTCGATGAAGTATATCGGAGGATGAATTGAATATAGAACTGTATTGTTTTGCTGCCATGAAGGATTATTTTCCGGCTCGAGATTCTCTCTCTTTGGAAAAGGTGGAGA is a window encoding:
- a CDS encoding GTP 3',8-cyclase MoaA; translated protein: MIQEKRKFEVLRVSVTSNCALGCVYCAPKGSEDSYPGDAHPAFLSTELFTSNIERLSKKIDIKEVHLTGGEPTHHKELPELISRANRLGIPDIAVTSNGIFSDGLIEKMKLAGLTRMNFSVDTLSSEGFRRMTGRNVSLDKLLSRVEEAIAADLNVKINCTVLRGYNEDQVLPLLLWAGEKNIPIRYLELMKMGPLQNRHKELFYSAEEIRSQIRSRFDFLPWETSADSTAKYFKTEIGSIFGVIANHTEPFCGGCNRLRMDVRGRIYGCLSDTRSYPVSEVESELEDALDSAMKTKKDEFTGSLISMKYIGG